In the Hordeum vulgare subsp. vulgare chromosome 7H, MorexV3_pseudomolecules_assembly, whole genome shotgun sequence genome, one interval contains:
- the LOC123408419 gene encoding citrate-binding protein-like, which yields MARRALSWISVSLLVFLASWSCIVARGARAPSTGEPTDGFTAVRLSESNFALQRPFDEASGARYSFDGTVRKLWVLSSDKPHARQSHTKPRTEIRMAGYDYSSGVWQFEGYGYVPSGTTGVCIMQVFGAGEAASTLMLHVYDGALRYYNRQLVEDTIYDRWFRLNVIHDVDASTLTVYIDGEQKLRVHGRGGHSHYFKFGVYGQREESSRMESRWKDVKILKKDYNYLCKYVC from the exons ATGGCTCGCCGCGCTCTCTCTTGGATTAGTGTGTCTCTGCTCGTCTTCTTGGCGTCGTGGTCATGCATTGTAGCCAGGGGCGCACGGGCACCCAGTACCGGGGAACCTACCGATGGGTTCACGGCGGTGCGGCTCAGCGAGAGCAACTTCGCGCTCCAGCGCCCGTTCGACGAGGCGAGCGGCGCACGATACAGCTTCGACGGCACCGTGAGGAAGCTGTGGGTGCTCTCTTCCGACAAGCCCCATGCCCGTCAGAGCCATACCAAACCAAGAACTGAGATCAGGATGGCA GGCTACGACTACAGCTCCGGCGTGTGGCAGTTCGAGGGCTACGGCTACGTCCCCTCCGGCACCACGGGGGTGTGTATCATGCAGGTGTTTGGCGCCGGGGAGGCGGCCAGCACGCTCATGCTGCATGTCTACGATGGCGCGCTGCGGTACTACAACAGGCAGCTTGTCGAGGACACTATCTATGACAGATGGTTCCGGTTGAACGTGATCCATGATGTCGATGCATCGACGCTTACTGTGTACATCGACGGCGAACAGAAGCTGCGCGTCCACGGCCGCGGCGGCCACTCGCACTACTTCAAGTTCGGCGTGTACGGACAGCGCGAGGAGTCCAGCCGCATGGAGTCGCGCTGGAAGGACGTCAAGATCCTCAAGAAAGATTATAATTATTTGTGTAAATATgtatgttga
- the LOC123408420 gene encoding citrate-binding protein-like → MDGYDYSSGVWQFEGYGYVPSGTTGVSIMQVFGAGETTTTLMLHVYDGALRYYDRQIVEDAIYDRWFRLNVVHDVEASTLTVYINGEQKLHVHGRGGDSHYFKFGVYAQNHDSNCMESRWKDIGIFQKH, encoded by the exons atggat GGCTACGACTACAGCTCCGGCGTGTGGCAGTTCGAGGGCTACGGTTACGTCCCCTCCGGCACTACGGGGGTGTCTATCATGCAGGTATTCGGCGCCGGCGAGACAACAACCACGCTCATGCTGCACGTTTATGATGGCGCGCTGCGGTACTATGATCGACAGATTGTAGAGGACGCCATCTATGACAGATGGTTCCGGCTGAACGTGGTCCACGATGTCGAGGCTTCTACGCTCACTGTGTACATCAACGGCGAGCAGAAGCTGCATGTACATGGTCGTGGAGGCGATTCTCACTATTTTAAGTTCGGTGTGTATGCGCAGAACCACGACTCCAACTGCATGGAGTCTCGCTGGAAGGACATCGGGATCTTCCAAAAACACTAA
- the LOC123408421 gene encoding citrate-binding protein-like, with protein MAPRALSWISVSLLVFLASWSCVAARGARAPKAADPTYGFTSVRLDESNFVLQRPFDEASDARYSFDGTVRKLWVLSSDKPHARQSHTSPRTEIRMAGYDYSSGVWQFEGYGYVPSGTTGVSIMQVFGAGETATTLMLHVYDGALRYYDRQIVEDAIYDRWFRLNVVHDVEASTLTVYIDGEQKLHVNGRGGDSHYFKFGVYAQNHDSSCMESRWKDVRIFQKH; from the exons atggctcctcgcgcCCTCTCTTGGATTAGTGTCTCTCTGCTCGTCTTCTTGGCGTCGTGGTCATGCGTTGCAGCCAGGGGCGCACGGGCACCGAAAGCCGCCGACCCGACCTATGGGTTCACGTCGGTGCGGCTCGACGAGAGCAACTTTGTGCTGCAGCGCCCGTTCGACGAGGCGAGCGACGCACGCTATAGCTTCGACGGCACCGTGCGGAAGCTGTGGGTGCTCTCCTCCGACAAGCCCCATGCCCGCCAGAGCCATACCAGCCCAAGAACTGAGATCAGGATGGCA GGCTACGACTACAGCTCCGGCGTGTGGCAGTTCGAGGGCTACGGTTACGTCCCCTCTGGCACTACGGGGGTGTCTATCATGCAGGTATTCGGCGCCGGCGAGACAGCCACGACGCTCATGCTGCACGTTTATGATGGCGCGCTACGGTACTACGATCGGCAGATCGTGGAGGACGCCATCTATGACAGATGGTTCCGGCTGAACGTGGTCCACGACGTCGAGGCATCGACGCTTACTGTGTACATCGACGGCGAGCAGAAGCTGCATGTAAACGGCCGTGGAGGCGATTCTCACTACTTTAAGTTCGGTGTGTACGCGCAGAACCACGACTCCAGCTGCATGGAGTCTCGCTGGAAGGACGTCAGGATCTTCCAAAAACACTAG